In one window of Oryzias melastigma strain HK-1 linkage group LG5, ASM292280v2, whole genome shotgun sequence DNA:
- the LOC112144633 gene encoding R3H domain-containing protein 2 isoform X7 (The sequence of the model RefSeq protein was modified relative to this genomic sequence to represent the inferred CDS: added 26 bases not found in genome assembly), with amino-acid sequence MDCTLPPAIGQPNTLPYLSWVPHPTPFQHSLSPTKMSVSLTTDIQQEGESGPITEPCNRGKTFPQLQGTKEGTGEGLEYEDVSPQDLQKRAPNHSHGRKRAKSNAKLKLVRSLAVCEESSGPFNDGPPESDIIQLHISCPSDKEEEKSSKDEYENEEKEKKDKTPRKMLSRDSSQEYTDSTGIDVHEFLVNTLKNNPRDRMMLLKLEQDILEFINDDNNQYKKFPQMTSYHRMLLHRVAAYFGMDHNVDQTGKAVIINKTGNTRIPEQRFSEHIKDERNMDFQKKFILKRDDASMDKDDNQIRVPLQDGRRSKSIEEREEEYQRVRDRIFARESSQNGYINDNRGNRESSSRASSSRQSSTDSDMKCLEPRPWSSTDSDSSNRTLRPPVTKASSFSGISILTRGDSLGSSKGSQGSCKGSRSGLPLVSPDLCPSASVSQPSRSLLPCPAQQPQQTQPQAPPQTALLPTPQQHPIGNHMIAQPVASLQPSQPVSYSSPSCPQVLLPLSPPQQYTMGEELASQFTQMTLSRQGSTENPEPPPMYQAPPTVLSQHPPPQTGYIMATTGQPMPPPTGYQPATGHTHPPPPPPPPSQPVLQAPPPQGYMQPPPPQQIQVSYYPPGQFPSTGQQYRVSQPVSHQVSYPQQRTQPMPQPTQQSGLQTMIPSQQPSYQGMMGVQQASNPGLLNSQRAGMGGQMQSIMVQYPQMPSYQVPVANENQQVVQPQYQQQVMVPVSQSVQGPMPVYYSVITPTQQNSTSPSVSYLQPPSSEQYQMTQSPSPCNPQPLQQQYSGVPAPGPGVMVMQLSVPNGPQPSQNPPLVQWNPCKYYSIEQRPSKPGELYKPDNTPQASTQMTSPLASPTQSPTPSPSGSVSSICPGLAPLPLISQFQRPGGPAQGDGRYSLLGQPLQYSLCPPPLMHGQSSYSSHQGQGVMKHGARGKKQTLKSASTDLGTTDVVVSRVLEVTDLPEGISRLEAEKLFNQLSLCGAKIQWLKDPQGGRAGGCGSGPGAGPSGTGMGMKGDSHDPAHLYTVVAVFPSTMAAQSASFKLNNSGASLFKLRAAKKNYDLRVLERASSQ; translated from the exons ATGGACTGCACTTTGCCTCCTGCTATAGGCCAGCCCAATACACTTCCTTA cctctcCTGGGTACCCCACCCAACCCCCTTCCAACACTCACTTTCTCCTACGAAGATGTCAGTGAGTCTGACAACAGACATCCAGCAGGAGGGAGAAAGTGGGCCAATTACTGAGCCCTGCAATCGAGGCAAGACTTTCCCTCAACTACAAGGTACCAAGGAAGGAACTGGGGAGGGCCTGGAGTATGAAGATGTCTCCCCGCAAGATTTACAG AAACGGGCTCCCAACCACAGCCATGGTAGAAAAAGGGCCAAG TCTAATGCAAAACTGAAGTTGGTACGAAGTCTGGCAGTTTGTGAAGAGTCCTCTGGTCCATTCAACGATGGACCTCCAGAATCG GATATCATCCAGCTTCATATTAGCTGTCCATCAgacaaagaggaggagaagtCATCAAAAGATGAATATGAAAAtgaagagaaagagaagaaggaTAAGACTCCCCGGAAGATGTTATCGCGTG ACTCCAGCCAAGAATACACGGACTCCACGGGCATCGATGTTCATGAGTTTTTGGTCAACACACTGAAAAACAATCCCAG GGATCGAATGATGCTGCTTAAACTAGAACAAGATATCCTGGAGTTCATTAATGATGACAA taATCAGTATAAAAAGTTTCCCCAAATGACTTCTTATCATCGAATGCTGCTGCACCGTGTAGCTGCCTACTTCGGCATGGACCACAATGTGGATCAGACAGGCAAGGCTGTCATCATCAACAAAACTGGCAATACGCGAAT CCCAGAACAAAGGTTCTCCGAACACATCAAGGATGAAAGAAACATGGACtttcaaaaaaaattcattCTCAAGAGAGACGATGCAAGTATGGACAAAGACGACAATCag ATCCGTGTGCCACTGCAGGACGGGCGGCGTAGCAAGTCCATAGAAGAACGAGAGGAAGAATATCAACGGGTACGAGACCGGATCTTTGCCCGAGAA tcctCGCAAAATGGATACATCAATGACAACAG AGGGAATCGCGAGAGCTCGAGCCGGGCTTCTAGCAGTCGTCAAAGCAGTACAGATAGTGACATGAAGTGCCTGGAGCCACGACCCTGGAGCAGCACGGACTCGGACAGTTCCAACCGCACGCTTCGGCCACCTGTCACCAAGGCCAGCAGCTTCTCTGGCATCTCCATCCTCACCAGAGGAGATAGCCTTGGTAGCAGCAAAGGATCACAGGGAAGCTGCAAAGGGTCTCGCTCTG GCCTTCCTCTGGTCAGTCCTGATTTGTGTCCTTCAGCTTCAGTGTCACAGCCAAGCCGTAGCCTGCTCCCCTGTCCAGCTCAACAGCCACAGCAAACACAGCCTCAGGCTCCACCACAGACTGCCCTGCTCCCCACTCCCCAGCAGCACCCCATTGGTAATCACATGATCGCTCag CCGGTGGCGTCTCTGCAGCCCTCTCAGCCTGTCTCCTACTCCAGCCCTTCCTGCCCCCAGGTTCTCCTGCCACTTTCTCCTCCCCAGCAGTACACAATG GGTGAAGAACTCGCCTCTCAGTTCACCCAGATGACCCTCAGTAGGCAAGGATCAACTGAGAATCCTGAGCCACCCCCCATGTATCAGGCTCCTCCCACTGTTCTATCCCAGCACCCCCCTCCACAGACGGGATACATCATGGCTACCACTGGCCAGCCAATGCCACCTCCAACCGGCTATCAGCCTGCTACCGGACACACCCATCCTCCACCgccacctcctcctccatcccAGCCTGtcctgcaagctccgcccccacaaGGTTACATGCAGCCGCCTCCGCCTCAGCAG ATACAGGTGTCCTACTACCCTCCAGGCCAGTTTCCCAGCACAGGTCAGCAGTACCGCGTGTCCCAGCCTGTGTCCCACCAGGTGTCGTACCCTCAACAGCGCACACAGCCCATGCCTCAGCCCACCCAGCAGTCAG GTCTCCAGACCATGATCCCCAGCCAGCAACCAAGCTACCAAGGCATGATGGGAGTCCAGCAGGCTTCAAACCCTGGCCTGCTCAATTCTCAAAGGGCAGGCATGGGAGGACAAATGCAAAGCATAATGGTTCAGTACCCACAGATGCCATCATATCAG GTTCCAGTGGCAAATGAAAACCAACAGGTGGTGCAGCCGCAGTACCAGCAGCAGGTCATGGTACCAGTGAGTCAGTCTGTCCAGGGACCCATGCCCGTCTACTACAGTGTTATCACACCCACACAGCAGAACAGCACAAG CCCGTCAGTAAGTTACTTGCAGCCTCCGAGCTCTGAGCAGTATCAGATGACACAGTCACCGTCTCCCTGCAACCCCCAACCACTGCAACAGCAATATTCTG GAGTGCCCGCTCCTGGACCTGGGGTGATGGTCATGCAGCTGAGTGTCCCCAACGGACCCCAGCCTTCCCAGAATCCTCCTCTGGTCCAGTGGAACCCATGCAAGTACTACAGTATAGAGCAGAGGCCCAGCAAGCCGGGGGAGCTCTATAAACCTGACAACACTCCACAG GCCTCTACTCAGATGACGAGTCCTTTGGCCTCCCCCACTCAGTCTCCCACCCCGTCCCCCTCCGGAAGCGTCAGCAGCATATGTCCAGGCCTGGCACCTTTACCCCTCATTTCCCAGTTCCAGCGACCTGGAGGACCCGCTCAAG GTGATGGTCGCTATTCTCTGTTAGGGCAGCCCCTCCAGTACAGTTTGTGTCCTCCACCACTCATGCATGGCCAGTCCTCCTACAGTTCCCATCAG gGTCAAGGAGTAATGAAACACGGAGCTcgagggaaaaaacaaacacttaaatCTGCATC TGGTGAGTCGAGTACTCGAGGTCACAGACCTGCCAGAAGGGATTTCGCGCCTTGAGGCTGAAAAACTCTTTAACCAGCTGTCTCTGTGCGGTGCCAAGATCCAGTGGCTGAAGGATCCCCAGGGAGGCCGGGCGGGGGGCTGCGGCTCCGGTCCCGGAGCGGGGCCCTCTGGGACCGGCATGGGAATGAAGGGCGACAGCCACGACCCGGCGCACCTCTACACAGTGGTGGCAGTGTTCCCCAGCACCATGGCCGCCCAGAGTGCTTCCTTCAAACTTAACAACAGTGGGGCCAGCCTGTTCAAACTGAGGGCGGCCAAAAAGAACTATGACCTGCGTGTGCTGGAGAGAGCCAGTTCCCAGTGA
- the LOC112144633 gene encoding R3H domain-containing protein 2 isoform X6 (The sequence of the model RefSeq protein was modified relative to this genomic sequence to represent the inferred CDS: added 26 bases not found in genome assembly), whose product MDCTLPPAIGQPNTLPYLSWVPHPTPFQHSLSPTKMSVSLTTDIQQEGESGPITEPCNRGKTFPQLQGTKEGTGEGLEYEDVSPQDLQKRAPNHSHGRKRAKSNAKLKLVRSLAVCEESSGPFNDGPPESDIIQLHISCPSDKEEEKSSKDEYENEEKEKKDKTPRKMLSRDSSQEYTDSTGIDVHEFLVNTLKNNPRDRMMLLKLEQDILEFINDDNNQYKKFPQMTSYHRMLLHRVAAYFGMDHNVDQTGKAVIINKTGNTRIPEQRFSEHIKDERNMDFQKKFILKRDDASMDKDDNQIRVPLQDGRRSKSIEEREEEYQRVRDRIFARESSQNGYINDNRGNRESSSRASSSRQSSTDSDMKCLEPRPWSSTDSDSSNRTLRPPVTKASSFSGISILTRGDSLGSSKGSQGSCKGSRSGLPLVSPDLCPSASVSQPSRSLLPCPAQQPQQTQPQAPPQTALLPTPQQHPIGNHMIAQPVASLQPSQPVSYSSPSCPQVLLPLSPPQQYTMGEELASQFTQMTLSRQGSTENPEPPPMYQAPPTVLSQHPPPQTGYIMATTGQPMPPPTGYQPATGHTHPPPPPPPPSQPVLQAPPPQGYMQPPPPQQIQVSYYPPGQFPSTGQQYRVSQPVSHQVSYPQQRTQPMPQPTQQSGLQTMIPSQQPSYQGMMGVQQASNPGLLNSQRAGMGGQMQSIMVQYPQMPSYQVPVANENQQVVQPQYQQQVMVPVSQSVQGPMPVYYSVITPTQQNSTSPSVSYLQPPSSEQYQMTQSPSPCNPQPLQQQYSASCAPSGVPAPGPGVMVMQLSVPNGPQPSQNPPLVQWNPCKYYSIEQRPSKPGELYKPDNTPQASTQMTSPLASPTQSPTPSPSGSVSSICPGLAPLPLISQFQRPGGPAQGDGRYSLLGQPLQYSLCPPPLMHGQSSYSSHQGQGVMKHGARGKKQTLKSASTDLGTTDVVVSRVLEVTDLPEGISRLEAEKLFNQLSLCGAKIQWLKDPQGGRAGGCGSGPGAGPSGTGMGMKGDSHDPAHLYTVVAVFPSTMAAQSASFKLNNSGASLFKLRAAKKNYDLRVLERASSQ is encoded by the exons ATGGACTGCACTTTGCCTCCTGCTATAGGCCAGCCCAATACACTTCCTTA cctctcCTGGGTACCCCACCCAACCCCCTTCCAACACTCACTTTCTCCTACGAAGATGTCAGTGAGTCTGACAACAGACATCCAGCAGGAGGGAGAAAGTGGGCCAATTACTGAGCCCTGCAATCGAGGCAAGACTTTCCCTCAACTACAAGGTACCAAGGAAGGAACTGGGGAGGGCCTGGAGTATGAAGATGTCTCCCCGCAAGATTTACAG AAACGGGCTCCCAACCACAGCCATGGTAGAAAAAGGGCCAAG TCTAATGCAAAACTGAAGTTGGTACGAAGTCTGGCAGTTTGTGAAGAGTCCTCTGGTCCATTCAACGATGGACCTCCAGAATCG GATATCATCCAGCTTCATATTAGCTGTCCATCAgacaaagaggaggagaagtCATCAAAAGATGAATATGAAAAtgaagagaaagagaagaaggaTAAGACTCCCCGGAAGATGTTATCGCGTG ACTCCAGCCAAGAATACACGGACTCCACGGGCATCGATGTTCATGAGTTTTTGGTCAACACACTGAAAAACAATCCCAG GGATCGAATGATGCTGCTTAAACTAGAACAAGATATCCTGGAGTTCATTAATGATGACAA taATCAGTATAAAAAGTTTCCCCAAATGACTTCTTATCATCGAATGCTGCTGCACCGTGTAGCTGCCTACTTCGGCATGGACCACAATGTGGATCAGACAGGCAAGGCTGTCATCATCAACAAAACTGGCAATACGCGAAT CCCAGAACAAAGGTTCTCCGAACACATCAAGGATGAAAGAAACATGGACtttcaaaaaaaattcattCTCAAGAGAGACGATGCAAGTATGGACAAAGACGACAATCag ATCCGTGTGCCACTGCAGGACGGGCGGCGTAGCAAGTCCATAGAAGAACGAGAGGAAGAATATCAACGGGTACGAGACCGGATCTTTGCCCGAGAA tcctCGCAAAATGGATACATCAATGACAACAG AGGGAATCGCGAGAGCTCGAGCCGGGCTTCTAGCAGTCGTCAAAGCAGTACAGATAGTGACATGAAGTGCCTGGAGCCACGACCCTGGAGCAGCACGGACTCGGACAGTTCCAACCGCACGCTTCGGCCACCTGTCACCAAGGCCAGCAGCTTCTCTGGCATCTCCATCCTCACCAGAGGAGATAGCCTTGGTAGCAGCAAAGGATCACAGGGAAGCTGCAAAGGGTCTCGCTCTG GCCTTCCTCTGGTCAGTCCTGATTTGTGTCCTTCAGCTTCAGTGTCACAGCCAAGCCGTAGCCTGCTCCCCTGTCCAGCTCAACAGCCACAGCAAACACAGCCTCAGGCTCCACCACAGACTGCCCTGCTCCCCACTCCCCAGCAGCACCCCATTGGTAATCACATGATCGCTCag CCGGTGGCGTCTCTGCAGCCCTCTCAGCCTGTCTCCTACTCCAGCCCTTCCTGCCCCCAGGTTCTCCTGCCACTTTCTCCTCCCCAGCAGTACACAATG GGTGAAGAACTCGCCTCTCAGTTCACCCAGATGACCCTCAGTAGGCAAGGATCAACTGAGAATCCTGAGCCACCCCCCATGTATCAGGCTCCTCCCACTGTTCTATCCCAGCACCCCCCTCCACAGACGGGATACATCATGGCTACCACTGGCCAGCCAATGCCACCTCCAACCGGCTATCAGCCTGCTACCGGACACACCCATCCTCCACCgccacctcctcctccatcccAGCCTGtcctgcaagctccgcccccacaaGGTTACATGCAGCCGCCTCCGCCTCAGCAG ATACAGGTGTCCTACTACCCTCCAGGCCAGTTTCCCAGCACAGGTCAGCAGTACCGCGTGTCCCAGCCTGTGTCCCACCAGGTGTCGTACCCTCAACAGCGCACACAGCCCATGCCTCAGCCCACCCAGCAGTCAG GTCTCCAGACCATGATCCCCAGCCAGCAACCAAGCTACCAAGGCATGATGGGAGTCCAGCAGGCTTCAAACCCTGGCCTGCTCAATTCTCAAAGGGCAGGCATGGGAGGACAAATGCAAAGCATAATGGTTCAGTACCCACAGATGCCATCATATCAG GTTCCAGTGGCAAATGAAAACCAACAGGTGGTGCAGCCGCAGTACCAGCAGCAGGTCATGGTACCAGTGAGTCAGTCTGTCCAGGGACCCATGCCCGTCTACTACAGTGTTATCACACCCACACAGCAGAACAGCACAAG CCCGTCAGTAAGTTACTTGCAGCCTCCGAGCTCTGAGCAGTATCAGATGACACAGTCACCGTCTCCCTGCAACCCCCAACCACTGCAACAGCAATATTCTG CTTCCTGTGCTCCCTCAGGAGTGCCCGCTCCTGGACCTGGGGTGATGGTCATGCAGCTGAGTGTCCCCAACGGACCCCAGCCTTCCCAGAATCCTCCTCTGGTCCAGTGGAACCCATGCAAGTACTACAGTATAGAGCAGAGGCCCAGCAAGCCGGGGGAGCTCTATAAACCTGACAACACTCCACAG GCCTCTACTCAGATGACGAGTCCTTTGGCCTCCCCCACTCAGTCTCCCACCCCGTCCCCCTCCGGAAGCGTCAGCAGCATATGTCCAGGCCTGGCACCTTTACCCCTCATTTCCCAGTTCCAGCGACCTGGAGGACCCGCTCAAG GTGATGGTCGCTATTCTCTGTTAGGGCAGCCCCTCCAGTACAGTTTGTGTCCTCCACCACTCATGCATGGCCAGTCCTCCTACAGTTCCCATCAG gGTCAAGGAGTAATGAAACACGGAGCTcgagggaaaaaacaaacacttaaatCTGCATC TGGTGAGTCGAGTACTCGAGGTCACAGACCTGCCAGAAGGGATTTCGCGCCTTGAGGCTGAAAAACTCTTTAACCAGCTGTCTCTGTGCGGTGCCAAGATCCAGTGGCTGAAGGATCCCCAGGGAGGCCGGGCGGGGGGCTGCGGCTCCGGTCCCGGAGCGGGGCCCTCTGGGACCGGCATGGGAATGAAGGGCGACAGCCACGACCCGGCGCACCTCTACACAGTGGTGGCAGTGTTCCCCAGCACCATGGCCGCCCAGAGTGCTTCCTTCAAACTTAACAACAGTGGGGCCAGCCTGTTCAAACTGAGGGCGGCCAAAAAGAACTATGACCTGCGTGTGCTGGAGAGAGCCAGTTCCCAGTGA
- the LOC112144633 gene encoding R3H domain-containing protein 2 isoform X3 (The sequence of the model RefSeq protein was modified relative to this genomic sequence to represent the inferred CDS: added 26 bases not found in genome assembly) has protein sequence MDCTLPPAIGQPNTLPYLSWVPHPTPFQHSLSPTKMSVSLTTDIQQEGESGPITEPCNRGKTFPQLQGTKEGTGEGLEYEDVSPQDLQKRAPNHSHGRKRAKSNAKLKLVRSLAVCEESSGPFNDGPPESDIIQLHISCPSDKEEEKSSKDEYENEEKEKKDKTPRKMLSRDSSQEYTDSTGIDVHEFLVNTLKNNPRDRMMLLKLEQDILEFINDDNNQYKKFPQMTSYHRMLLHRVAAYFGMDHNVDQTGKAVIINKTGNTRIPEQRFSEHIKDERNMDFQKKFILKRDDASMDKDDNQIRVPLQDGRRSKSIEEREEEYQRVRDRIFARESSQNGYINDNRLSTEGYSSTSQKRRQIFRGNRESSSRASSSRQSSTDSDMKCLEPRPWSSTDSDSSNRTLRPPVTKASSFSGISILTRGDSLGSSKGSQGSCKGSRSGLPLVSPDLCPSASVSQPSRSLLPCPAQQPQQTQPQAPPQTALLPTPQQHPIGNHMIAQPVASLQPSQPVSYSSPSCPQVLLPLSPPQQYTMGEELASQFTQMTLSRQGSTENPEPPPMYQAPPTVLSQHPPPQTGYIMATTGQPMPPPTGYQPATGHTHPPPPPPPPSQPVLQAPPPQGYMQPPPPQQIQVSYYPPGQFPSTGQQYRVSQPVSHQVSYPQQRTQPMPQPTQQSGLQTMIPSQQPSYQGMMGVQQASNPGLLNSQRAGMGGQMQSIMVQYPQMPSYQVPVANENQQVVQPQYQQQVMVPVSQSVQGPMPVYYSVITPTQQNSTSPSVSYLQPPSSEQYQMTQSPSPCNPQPLQQQYSGVPAPGPGVMVMQLSVPNGPQPSQNPPLVQWNPCKYYSIEQRPSKPGELYKPDNTPQASTQMTSPLASPTQSPTPSPSGSVSSICPGLAPLPLISQFQRPGGPAQGDGRYSLLGQPLQYSLCPPPLMHGQSSYSSHQGQGVMKHGARGKKQTLKSASTDLGTTDVVVSRVLEVTDLPEGISRLEAEKLFNQLSLCGAKIQWLKDPQGGRAGGCGSGPGAGPSGTGMGMKGDSHDPAHLYTVVAVFPSTMAAQSASFKLNNSGASLFKLRAAKKNYDLRVLERASSQ, from the exons ATGGACTGCACTTTGCCTCCTGCTATAGGCCAGCCCAATACACTTCCTTA cctctcCTGGGTACCCCACCCAACCCCCTTCCAACACTCACTTTCTCCTACGAAGATGTCAGTGAGTCTGACAACAGACATCCAGCAGGAGGGAGAAAGTGGGCCAATTACTGAGCCCTGCAATCGAGGCAAGACTTTCCCTCAACTACAAGGTACCAAGGAAGGAACTGGGGAGGGCCTGGAGTATGAAGATGTCTCCCCGCAAGATTTACAG AAACGGGCTCCCAACCACAGCCATGGTAGAAAAAGGGCCAAG TCTAATGCAAAACTGAAGTTGGTACGAAGTCTGGCAGTTTGTGAAGAGTCCTCTGGTCCATTCAACGATGGACCTCCAGAATCG GATATCATCCAGCTTCATATTAGCTGTCCATCAgacaaagaggaggagaagtCATCAAAAGATGAATATGAAAAtgaagagaaagagaagaaggaTAAGACTCCCCGGAAGATGTTATCGCGTG ACTCCAGCCAAGAATACACGGACTCCACGGGCATCGATGTTCATGAGTTTTTGGTCAACACACTGAAAAACAATCCCAG GGATCGAATGATGCTGCTTAAACTAGAACAAGATATCCTGGAGTTCATTAATGATGACAA taATCAGTATAAAAAGTTTCCCCAAATGACTTCTTATCATCGAATGCTGCTGCACCGTGTAGCTGCCTACTTCGGCATGGACCACAATGTGGATCAGACAGGCAAGGCTGTCATCATCAACAAAACTGGCAATACGCGAAT CCCAGAACAAAGGTTCTCCGAACACATCAAGGATGAAAGAAACATGGACtttcaaaaaaaattcattCTCAAGAGAGACGATGCAAGTATGGACAAAGACGACAATCag ATCCGTGTGCCACTGCAGGACGGGCGGCGTAGCAAGTCCATAGAAGAACGAGAGGAAGAATATCAACGGGTACGAGACCGGATCTTTGCCCGAGAA tcctCGCAAAATGGATACATCAATGACAACAG GCTTTCCACTGAAGGCTACAGCTCTACCTCTCAAAAGAGGAGGCAGATCTTTAG AGGGAATCGCGAGAGCTCGAGCCGGGCTTCTAGCAGTCGTCAAAGCAGTACAGATAGTGACATGAAGTGCCTGGAGCCACGACCCTGGAGCAGCACGGACTCGGACAGTTCCAACCGCACGCTTCGGCCACCTGTCACCAAGGCCAGCAGCTTCTCTGGCATCTCCATCCTCACCAGAGGAGATAGCCTTGGTAGCAGCAAAGGATCACAGGGAAGCTGCAAAGGGTCTCGCTCTG GCCTTCCTCTGGTCAGTCCTGATTTGTGTCCTTCAGCTTCAGTGTCACAGCCAAGCCGTAGCCTGCTCCCCTGTCCAGCTCAACAGCCACAGCAAACACAGCCTCAGGCTCCACCACAGACTGCCCTGCTCCCCACTCCCCAGCAGCACCCCATTGGTAATCACATGATCGCTCag CCGGTGGCGTCTCTGCAGCCCTCTCAGCCTGTCTCCTACTCCAGCCCTTCCTGCCCCCAGGTTCTCCTGCCACTTTCTCCTCCCCAGCAGTACACAATG GGTGAAGAACTCGCCTCTCAGTTCACCCAGATGACCCTCAGTAGGCAAGGATCAACTGAGAATCCTGAGCCACCCCCCATGTATCAGGCTCCTCCCACTGTTCTATCCCAGCACCCCCCTCCACAGACGGGATACATCATGGCTACCACTGGCCAGCCAATGCCACCTCCAACCGGCTATCAGCCTGCTACCGGACACACCCATCCTCCACCgccacctcctcctccatcccAGCCTGtcctgcaagctccgcccccacaaGGTTACATGCAGCCGCCTCCGCCTCAGCAG ATACAGGTGTCCTACTACCCTCCAGGCCAGTTTCCCAGCACAGGTCAGCAGTACCGCGTGTCCCAGCCTGTGTCCCACCAGGTGTCGTACCCTCAACAGCGCACACAGCCCATGCCTCAGCCCACCCAGCAGTCAG GTCTCCAGACCATGATCCCCAGCCAGCAACCAAGCTACCAAGGCATGATGGGAGTCCAGCAGGCTTCAAACCCTGGCCTGCTCAATTCTCAAAGGGCAGGCATGGGAGGACAAATGCAAAGCATAATGGTTCAGTACCCACAGATGCCATCATATCAG GTTCCAGTGGCAAATGAAAACCAACAGGTGGTGCAGCCGCAGTACCAGCAGCAGGTCATGGTACCAGTGAGTCAGTCTGTCCAGGGACCCATGCCCGTCTACTACAGTGTTATCACACCCACACAGCAGAACAGCACAAG CCCGTCAGTAAGTTACTTGCAGCCTCCGAGCTCTGAGCAGTATCAGATGACACAGTCACCGTCTCCCTGCAACCCCCAACCACTGCAACAGCAATATTCTG GAGTGCCCGCTCCTGGACCTGGGGTGATGGTCATGCAGCTGAGTGTCCCCAACGGACCCCAGCCTTCCCAGAATCCTCCTCTGGTCCAGTGGAACCCATGCAAGTACTACAGTATAGAGCAGAGGCCCAGCAAGCCGGGGGAGCTCTATAAACCTGACAACACTCCACAG GCCTCTACTCAGATGACGAGTCCTTTGGCCTCCCCCACTCAGTCTCCCACCCCGTCCCCCTCCGGAAGCGTCAGCAGCATATGTCCAGGCCTGGCACCTTTACCCCTCATTTCCCAGTTCCAGCGACCTGGAGGACCCGCTCAAG GTGATGGTCGCTATTCTCTGTTAGGGCAGCCCCTCCAGTACAGTTTGTGTCCTCCACCACTCATGCATGGCCAGTCCTCCTACAGTTCCCATCAG gGTCAAGGAGTAATGAAACACGGAGCTcgagggaaaaaacaaacacttaaatCTGCATC TGGTGAGTCGAGTACTCGAGGTCACAGACCTGCCAGAAGGGATTTCGCGCCTTGAGGCTGAAAAACTCTTTAACCAGCTGTCTCTGTGCGGTGCCAAGATCCAGTGGCTGAAGGATCCCCAGGGAGGCCGGGCGGGGGGCTGCGGCTCCGGTCCCGGAGCGGGGCCCTCTGGGACCGGCATGGGAATGAAGGGCGACAGCCACGACCCGGCGCACCTCTACACAGTGGTGGCAGTGTTCCCCAGCACCATGGCCGCCCAGAGTGCTTCCTTCAAACTTAACAACAGTGGGGCCAGCCTGTTCAAACTGAGGGCGGCCAAAAAGAACTATGACCTGCGTGTGCTGGAGAGAGCCAGTTCCCAGTGA